One Triticum dicoccoides isolate Atlit2015 ecotype Zavitan chromosome 5B, WEW_v2.0, whole genome shotgun sequence genomic window carries:
- the LOC119307204 gene encoding uncharacterized protein LOC119307204 codes for MAMTLLTIYLHYEDRNKEVNILQRSMTRRYVSYYDLILTTEEVGFQPIDYLYYQKKDQQGNTYLVHIDDPSHVIEMLSDLETEKTVHLYVSKEKASNDVAPPSSRNDIASSNHPNESVLLQDDGLSTEVEEQLIVRRPQRQVRTSKRLNVIQITDQRDEENGDFNNGEPDITQGDESQALEDEDDRVCNQVHTEVVKRKRTSLPIVWNMPEGQRIVVKCNEESQPIGEEGAILGKFLGTITRNRGFCPLDINDWCDVKKNFGEETILQCAKTKFVYPASCEKWILKSTGRDWRKFKSSLKKSLFKPAIEKKSRHKEERFV; via the exons ATGGCGATGACCCTGTTGACCATATACCTGCACTATGAAGATAGAAATAAAGAGGTCAACATTCTACAAAGATCCATGACGAGGCGTTATGTCTCGTATTATGATTTAATCTTGACGACCGAGGAAGTCGGCTTCCAACCAATTGACTACCTATACTATCAGAAAAAAGACCAACAAGGCAACACATACTTAGTTCATATCGATGATCCAAGTCATGTGATTGAAATGTTGTCCGACCTTGAGACTGAGAAAACTGTGCATCTGTATGTGTCTAAGGAGAAGGCTAGCAATGATGTTGCTCCACCTAGCAGCCGAAATGATATTGCTTCATCTAACCATCCAAATGagagtgtgttattacaagatgatgGTCTCTCTACTGAAGTGGAAGAGCAACTTATTGTGAGAAGGCCGCAAA GGCAAGTGCGTACGTCAAAAAGGTTGAATGTGATCCAGATTACCGACCAACGGGATGAAGAAAATGGAGACTTCAACAATGGTGAGCCGGATATCACACAAGGTGATGAATCACAAGCATTGGAAGATGAAGATGACCGAGTTTGCAATCAAG TACACACAGAAGTAGTAAAGCGCAAGAGAACAAGCTTGCCAATTGTTTGGAACATGCCAGAGGGGCAAAGAATTGTTGTAAAATGCAATGAAGAAAGCCAGCCCATAGGAGAGGAAGGTGCAATTTTAGGGAAGTTTCTGGGCACGATAACTAGAAACAGAGGATTTTGCCCACTAGACATAAATGATTGGTGCGATGTCAAGAAGAATTTTGGCGAGGAAACAATATTGCAGTGCGCAAAG ACAAagtttgtgtatcctgcatcatgtGAAAAATGGATACTCAAATCAACTGGAAGAGATTGGAGGAAATTTAAGTCTAGTTTGAAAAAGAGTTTATTCAAACCGGCCATTGAAAAAAAATCCCGACATAAAGAGGAACGCTTTGTATAA